A single window of Cellulomonas sp. NTE-D12 DNA harbors:
- a CDS encoding ABC transporter permease, whose protein sequence is MAVTDLTAAPTPGSGAPGVLRRTVRAPQARVGLAVLALVVLAAVLGPVLSRWDPFTSDVTAFGRPPTALHWFGTDSSGRDLFVRTLVGLRTSLAVGLVAGPLSTLVAAVVGAVGGYLGGRVDRVVVWGIDLALVLPSFYLLVLLAPTAGRAGWFAVALAIALLGWMVMARLVRAQARSLRRRDFVTAARFLGVPTGAVLRRHVLPHLASLLVVDATLGVAAAVLTEATLGWVGLGLGPPAVSLGTLLAAGSASAVTRPWLFWFPAGLLVVTVLATSLVGDALRDALDPTTGTAGE, encoded by the coding sequence GTGGCCGTCACCGACCTGACCGCCGCACCGACCCCCGGGTCCGGTGCGCCCGGGGTGCTGCGTCGTACCGTCCGAGCACCGCAGGCCCGGGTGGGCTTGGCGGTGCTGGCGCTGGTCGTCCTCGCGGCCGTCCTCGGTCCCGTCCTGTCGCGCTGGGACCCGTTCACCTCGGACGTGACGGCCTTCGGGCGTCCGCCGACGGCGCTGCACTGGTTCGGCACGGACTCCTCCGGTCGGGACCTGTTCGTCCGCACCCTCGTCGGGCTGCGCACGTCGCTCGCCGTCGGGCTGGTCGCCGGCCCGCTGTCGACGCTGGTCGCCGCCGTGGTCGGCGCCGTCGGCGGCTACCTCGGAGGCCGGGTCGACCGCGTGGTGGTGTGGGGCATCGACCTCGCGCTCGTGCTCCCGTCCTTCTACCTGCTGGTGCTTCTCGCCCCGACGGCGGGCCGTGCCGGCTGGTTCGCGGTGGCGCTCGCCATCGCGCTGCTGGGCTGGATGGTGATGGCACGCCTGGTCCGGGCGCAGGCCCGCTCGCTGCGCCGCCGCGACTTCGTGACGGCGGCGCGGTTCCTCGGCGTGCCCACGGGTGCGGTGCTGCGCCGGCACGTGCTGCCGCACCTCGCGTCCCTCCTGGTGGTGGACGCGACGCTGGGCGTCGCAGCGGCGGTGCTCACCGAGGCGACGCTCGGCTGGGTCGGTCTCGGCCTCGGGCCGCCCGCGGTGTCGCTGGGCACCCTCCTCGCCGCCGGCAGCGCCTCGGCGGTCACGCGGCCCTGGCTGTTCTGGTTCCCGGCCGGTCTACTGGTCGTGACGGTCCTCGCGACCAGCCTCGTCGGCGACGCGCTGCGCGACGCCCTCGACCCCACGACGGGGACAGCCGGTGAGTGA
- a CDS encoding ABC transporter ATP-binding protein yields the protein MSEPLLAVEGLGVTFRAPRAARLGPRPCGRSAAPGGVPAVRDVSFTVSADEVVALVGESGAGKTTTALAVLGLLPSSARVRGSVRLEGTSLLDLPDRAFSALRGARIAMVFQDPRSALPPVHRVGALLVEALQLHDRRLSRAAALARAAQLCTLVGLPGRTLDAYPHQLSGGQRQRVLVAVAVANRPRLIVADEPTSSLDVTVQAQVLEVLHRAREAAGASLLLITHDPGVVAGHADRVVVLRDGQVVEQGDVTTLFDAPRQDYTASLLRAEASAATRSEVEPTGPAAVELVDVHRTFRSRSRWRGRAADQAVAAMDGVSLVVPRGATLALVGESGSGKTTTALAIASLEPPEAGTVRVVGTDVSTVPRLGRAERLALRRRVQLVFQDAGGSLDPRMTVRESLAEGLRAAAATGTDVAGVLRLVGLPAALADRYPHELSGGQLQRVALARALAARPEVLVLDEPVSALDAPVRAALLALVDRLRDELRLTCVLVAHDLGVVRAHAELVAVMYRGRVVEQGPAHVVLDDPRHPYTRALLAAVPVADPRVRPAPVPLLDDDAPPTTGCRFRHRCALRAELPDDLAQLCTRVDPVSRRTEGRDVACHHADVPVQRHP from the coding sequence GTGAGTGAGCCGCTGCTCGCCGTGGAGGGGCTGGGTGTCACCTTCCGTGCCCCCCGTGCGGCACGGCTGGGGCCGCGCCCGTGTGGCCGGTCCGCCGCACCCGGGGGTGTGCCGGCCGTCCGAGACGTCTCGTTCACCGTCTCGGCCGACGAGGTGGTCGCCCTGGTCGGCGAGTCGGGGGCGGGGAAGACGACGACGGCGCTCGCCGTCCTCGGGCTGCTCCCCTCGAGCGCGCGCGTGCGCGGCTCGGTCCGGCTGGAGGGAACCTCGCTCCTCGACCTGCCCGACCGCGCGTTCTCCGCGCTGCGCGGCGCGCGGATCGCGATGGTGTTCCAGGACCCGCGCTCGGCGCTGCCCCCGGTGCACCGCGTCGGCGCCCTGCTCGTCGAGGCGCTCCAGCTGCACGACCGACGGCTGTCCCGTGCGGCCGCGCTCGCCCGGGCGGCGCAGCTGTGCACCCTCGTCGGCCTGCCGGGCCGGACCCTCGACGCCTACCCGCACCAGCTGTCCGGCGGCCAGCGCCAGCGCGTGCTCGTCGCGGTCGCGGTCGCCAACCGCCCCCGGCTGATCGTCGCCGACGAGCCCACCTCGTCCCTGGACGTCACGGTCCAGGCGCAGGTGCTCGAGGTGCTGCACCGGGCGCGCGAGGCGGCCGGCGCGTCGCTGCTCCTCATCACGCACGACCCGGGGGTGGTGGCGGGGCATGCGGACCGCGTCGTGGTGCTGCGGGACGGGCAGGTCGTGGAGCAGGGCGACGTGACGACGTTGTTCGACGCGCCCCGTCAGGACTACACCGCCAGCCTGCTCCGGGCCGAGGCGTCCGCCGCCACCCGGTCCGAGGTGGAGCCCACCGGGCCTGCGGCCGTCGAGCTGGTCGACGTGCATCGCACCTTCCGGTCGCGGAGCAGGTGGAGGGGGCGCGCGGCCGACCAGGCCGTCGCGGCGATGGACGGGGTGAGCCTCGTCGTGCCGCGGGGCGCCACGTTGGCTCTGGTCGGGGAGAGCGGGAGCGGGAAGACGACGACGGCGTTGGCCATCGCGTCCCTCGAGCCGCCCGAGGCCGGGACCGTGCGGGTGGTCGGCACCGACGTGTCCACGGTGCCGCGGCTCGGTCGCGCCGAGCGCCTGGCCCTGCGCCGACGGGTGCAGCTGGTGTTCCAGGACGCCGGCGGCTCGCTCGACCCGCGCATGACGGTGCGGGAGTCCCTGGCCGAGGGCCTCCGGGCGGCCGCCGCGACCGGTACGGACGTCGCCGGCGTCCTGCGACTGGTCGGCCTGCCCGCGGCCCTCGCGGACCGGTACCCGCACGAGCTCTCGGGCGGTCAGCTGCAGCGCGTCGCCCTGGCCCGCGCGCTCGCCGCCCGGCCCGAGGTCCTGGTGCTGGATGAGCCGGTCTCGGCGCTCGACGCACCGGTCCGAGCCGCGCTGCTCGCCCTGGTGGACCGGTTGCGCGACGAGCTGCGGCTGACCTGCGTCCTCGTCGCCCACGACCTGGGGGTGGTGCGCGCCCACGCCGAGCTGGTCGCGGTGATGTACCGCGGCCGCGTGGTCGAGCAGGGGCCGGCGCACGTGGTGCTCGACGACCCGCGGCACCCGTACACGCGTGCCCTGCTCGCAGCCGTCCCGGTCGCCGACCCGCGCGTGCGACCGGCTCCGGTGCCGCTGCTGGACGACGACGCGCCGCCGACGACCGGGTGCCGCTTCCGTCACCGGTGTGCGCTCCGCGCCGAGCTGCCCGACGACCTCGCGCAGCTGTGCACACGGGTGGACCCGGTGTCTCGCCGGACCGAGGGCCGGGACGTGGCGTGCCACCACGCGGACGTCCCCGTTCAACGACACCCCTGA
- a CDS encoding ABC transporter substrate-binding protein yields the protein MKIRRSAGLLATITAGALLLAACSSGGSSSSSSTTAASGGTSTGIVTAWGSEPENPLIPTNTNETGGGTILTQIFAGLVYYDAKGKTHNEVADSITSSDNTNWTIKLKSGWKFTNGEPVTAKSFVDAWNYGAVSTNAQLNSGWFQDPSYGIPIVGYDDTQAADASSQPKATTMSGLKVVDDTTFTVQLTTPLSDFPVRIGYSAFFPLPSVAFKDMKAFGENPIGNGPYKVADNGWTHNVDIKLVPNADFTGDRKARNGGLDIKFYTSQDTAYNDLLAGQLDVLQTVPSSALGTFQNDLGSNAVNIPGAVWQGFTIPQNLAHFTGAEGQLRRAALSHAIDRDTITKTIFHGTRTPATDFTSPVIPGWSDKIDGSDVLKYDPAAAKKLWAQADAMSPWSGSFTIAYNADGGHQAWVDAVTNSIKNALGIDAAGQPYPVFKDLRTDINASKKGKKTGLTGAFRSGWQGDYPGALDFLGAMWATGAGSNDGSYSNPQFDALLSKGAQEKSLDDANKDFAQAQTILFKDLPSIPLWYSNSTGGFAKTVKNVEFGWDGVPLYYAVTKS from the coding sequence TTGAAGATCAGGCGTAGCGCAGGCCTGCTCGCGACGATCACGGCTGGTGCCCTGCTCCTCGCGGCCTGCTCCAGCGGCGGCTCGTCGAGCTCCAGCTCGACCACGGCGGCCAGCGGCGGGACCAGCACGGGCATCGTCACGGCATGGGGCAGCGAGCCCGAGAACCCGCTGATCCCCACCAACACCAACGAGACCGGTGGCGGGACGATCCTCACCCAGATCTTCGCGGGCCTCGTGTACTACGACGCCAAGGGCAAGACGCACAACGAGGTCGCCGACTCGATCACGTCGTCGGACAACACCAACTGGACCATCAAGCTGAAGTCCGGCTGGAAGTTCACCAACGGTGAGCCCGTCACGGCCAAGAGCTTCGTGGACGCGTGGAACTACGGCGCCGTCTCAACCAACGCCCAGCTGAACAGCGGCTGGTTCCAGGACCCGAGCTACGGCATCCCGATCGTCGGCTACGACGACACGCAGGCCGCGGACGCCTCGAGCCAGCCGAAGGCCACGACGATGTCCGGCCTGAAGGTCGTGGACGACACCACCTTCACGGTCCAGCTGACCACCCCGCTGTCGGACTTCCCGGTCCGCATCGGCTACTCGGCGTTCTTCCCGCTGCCGTCCGTGGCGTTCAAGGACATGAAGGCGTTCGGCGAGAACCCGATCGGCAACGGCCCGTACAAGGTCGCCGACAACGGCTGGACCCACAACGTCGACATCAAGCTGGTGCCGAACGCGGACTTCACCGGTGACCGCAAGGCGCGCAACGGTGGGCTGGACATCAAGTTCTACACATCTCAGGACACGGCCTACAACGACCTGCTCGCCGGCCAGCTCGACGTCCTGCAGACCGTCCCGTCGTCCGCTCTGGGCACCTTCCAGAACGACCTGGGCAGCAACGCGGTGAACATCCCGGGCGCCGTGTGGCAGGGCTTCACGATCCCGCAGAACCTCGCGCACTTCACCGGCGCCGAGGGTCAGCTCCGCCGTGCGGCTCTCTCCCACGCGATCGACCGTGACACCATCACCAAGACGATCTTCCACGGCACCCGTACCCCGGCGACCGACTTCACCTCCCCGGTCATCCCGGGCTGGTCGGACAAGATCGACGGCTCCGACGTGCTGAAGTACGACCCGGCTGCCGCCAAGAAGCTCTGGGCCCAGGCGGACGCCATGTCGCCGTGGTCGGGCAGCTTCACCATCGCGTACAACGCCGACGGTGGGCACCAGGCATGGGTCGACGCCGTGACCAACAGCATCAAGAACGCGCTGGGCATCGACGCGGCCGGCCAGCCGTACCCGGTCTTCAAGGACCTGCGTACGGACATCAACGCCAGCAAGAAGGGCAAGAAGACCGGTCTGACCGGTGCCTTCCGCAGCGGCTGGCAGGGTGACTACCCGGGCGCGCTCGACTTCCTCGGTGCCATGTGGGCCACGGGAGCCGGCTCGAACGACGGCAGCTACTCGAACCCGCAGTTCGACGCGCTGCTGAGCAAGGGTGCGCAGGAGAAGTCTCTGGACGACGCGAACAAGGACTTCGCCCAGGCCCAGACGATCCTGTTCAAGGACCTGCCGTCGATCCCGCTGTGGTACTCGAACTCCACGGGCGGCTTCGCCAAGACGGTGAAGAACGTCGAGTTCGGCTGGGACGGCGTCCCGCTGTACTACGCGGTCACCAAGTCCTGA
- a CDS encoding ABC transporter permease, with protein MARYLGRRLLQAIPVFFGATLLIYFMVFSLPGDPVLALGGDKGVSDALAAQLRSKYNLDKPFLVQYVLYLKGIFTGNFGVTFSGRPVGELLAHAYPITFKLAIMALVFEGVFGIGAGLLAGLRKGKLFDSTLLVVSLVVIAVPTFVIGFVLQFFVGVKWHLLPVSVGSDVSFRTLLMPAIVLGAVSFAYVLRLTRTSVFENLTADFVRTATAKGLSRPRVVMVHVLRNSLIPVVTFLGSDLGSLMGGAIVTEGIFNISGVGGTLYQAIRQGSAPTIVSFTTILVIVFIAANLIVDLLYAALDPRIRYA; from the coding sequence ATGGCCCGCTATCTCGGCCGCCGCCTGCTCCAGGCGATCCCCGTGTTCTTCGGGGCGACGCTGCTGATCTACTTCATGGTGTTCTCGCTGCCCGGCGACCCTGTGCTCGCGCTGGGCGGTGACAAGGGTGTGAGCGATGCGCTGGCGGCGCAGCTGCGCTCCAAGTACAACCTGGACAAGCCTTTCCTGGTCCAGTACGTGCTGTACCTCAAGGGCATCTTCACCGGGAACTTCGGCGTGACCTTCTCGGGACGCCCCGTCGGTGAGCTGCTGGCGCACGCGTACCCGATCACCTTCAAGCTCGCGATCATGGCGCTGGTCTTCGAGGGCGTGTTCGGCATCGGCGCCGGACTGCTCGCCGGCCTGCGCAAGGGCAAGCTGTTCGACTCCACGCTGCTGGTCGTCAGCCTCGTGGTGATCGCCGTGCCGACCTTCGTCATCGGCTTCGTGCTCCAGTTCTTCGTCGGCGTGAAGTGGCACCTGCTGCCGGTGTCCGTCGGGTCGGACGTGTCGTTCCGGACGTTGCTGATGCCGGCGATCGTGCTGGGGGCGGTGTCGTTCGCCTACGTGCTGCGGCTGACCCGGACGTCCGTCTTCGAGAACCTCACCGCCGACTTCGTCCGCACCGCGACCGCCAAGGGTCTGTCCCGGCCCCGCGTGGTGATGGTGCACGTGCTGCGCAACTCGCTGATCCCCGTCGTGACGTTCCTCGGGTCCGACCTCGGCAGCCTGATGGGCGGCGCGATCGTCACCGAGGGCATCTTCAACATCTCGGGCGTCGGCGGAACCCTCTACCAGGCGATCCGCCAGGGGAGCGCGCCCACCATCGTGTCCTTCACCACGATCCTCGTGATCGTGTTCATCGCGGCGAACCTGATCGTGGACCTGCTGTACGCCGCACTCGACCCGAGGATCCGTTATGCCTGA
- a CDS encoding ABC transporter permease translates to MPEPLVRQDQAHFFASLDEDVLAAVDAVDETEAPASMWQDAWRNLRTRPLFWVSAAIILLVVVVAIFPKLFTSVDPNFCELQNSLKRPASGHPFGFDFQGCDIYARTIYGARASVAVGVLTTILVTILGAVIGAIAGFYAGWFDALLSRVTDIFFAIPFVLAAVLVMAMFRAHRNIFTVVLVLGVFGWPQIARITRGAVMSVKNADFITAAKALGASRPAALVRHVMPNSLAPIIVTATVSLGTFIVAEATLSFLGLGLPPSVVSWGADVAKAQQQLRSYPGILFYPAGALALTVLGFIMMGDAVRDALDPKARKR, encoded by the coding sequence ATGCCTGAGCCCCTCGTCCGTCAGGACCAGGCGCACTTCTTCGCCTCGCTGGACGAGGACGTGCTCGCCGCCGTCGACGCCGTCGACGAGACCGAGGCGCCTGCCAGCATGTGGCAGGACGCCTGGCGCAACCTCCGGACCCGCCCGCTGTTCTGGGTGTCCGCGGCGATCATCCTGCTGGTGGTCGTCGTCGCGATCTTCCCGAAGCTGTTCACCTCGGTGGACCCGAACTTCTGCGAGCTGCAGAACAGCCTGAAGCGGCCGGCGTCGGGACACCCGTTCGGCTTCGACTTCCAAGGCTGCGACATCTACGCCCGCACCATCTACGGCGCCCGTGCGTCGGTCGCGGTCGGCGTGCTGACCACCATTCTCGTCACCATCCTCGGCGCGGTGATCGGCGCGATCGCCGGCTTCTACGCCGGCTGGTTCGACGCGCTGCTGTCGCGCGTGACCGACATCTTCTTCGCGATCCCGTTCGTGCTCGCCGCCGTGCTGGTCATGGCGATGTTCCGGGCGCACCGCAACATCTTCACCGTGGTGCTGGTGCTCGGGGTCTTCGGCTGGCCGCAGATCGCCCGCATCACTCGCGGCGCCGTGATGAGCGTCAAGAACGCCGACTTCATCACTGCCGCCAAGGCGCTCGGCGCCTCACGACCGGCGGCGCTGGTGCGGCACGTGATGCCGAACTCGCTGGCCCCGATCATCGTGACCGCGACCGTGTCCCTCGGCACGTTCATCGTGGCCGAGGCGACGCTGTCGTTCCTCGGTCTCGGGCTGCCGCCGTCGGTGGTCTCGTGGGGAGCGGACGTGGCCAAGGCCCAGCAGCAGCTGCGCAGCTACCCGGGCATCCTCTTCTACCCGGCCGGTGCCCTCGCCCTGACGGTGCTCGGCTTCATCATGATGGGCGACGCCGTGCGTGACGCCCTCGACCCGAAGGCCCGGAAGCGATGA
- a CDS encoding ABC transporter ATP-binding protein: MSRTTVELTDTQAPLVDRNSPLLQVRNLDVSFTTGTGVVNAVRGADLTIYPGQAVAIVGESGSGKSTLAHSIINLLPGTGRVTAGSILFDGRELVGADKKTFVGLRGKEIGLVPQDPMTNLNPVWKIGYQVKEALKANGIASGKAAMTRVAELLAEAGLPDAARRANQYPHEFSGGMRQRALIAIGLAARPKLLIADEPTSALDVTVQRKILDHLEGLTDQLGTAVLFITHDLGLAAERAEHLVVMYRGQVVESGPARKILADPQHPYTKRLVASAPSLASRRIQSAKERGERATELLAITHGDGVSPAREELIRVEHLTKVFELRGGGAGVAKEFKAVDDVSFTVRRGTTMALVGESGSGKSTVANIMLNLLQPTEGKIYFEGTDLHSLDRKGEFSFRRRVQPIFQNPYGSLDPMYSIFRTLEEPLRIHHVGDKKAREKRVRELLDMVALPASTMRRFPNELSGGQRQRIAVARALALEPDVIVCDEAVSALDVLVQAQILTLLNDLQAELGLTYLFITHDLAVVRQIADEVSVMQSGRIVEAATTDEVFDNPREEYTRELLNAIPGAHLDVFGAPPAA, from the coding sequence ATGAGCAGGACGACGGTGGAGCTGACCGACACGCAGGCGCCGTTGGTCGACCGCAACAGCCCCTTGCTCCAGGTGCGCAACCTGGACGTCTCGTTCACCACCGGGACCGGTGTGGTCAACGCGGTGCGCGGCGCGGACCTGACCATCTACCCCGGCCAGGCCGTCGCCATCGTGGGCGAGTCGGGCTCGGGCAAGTCGACGCTCGCGCACTCGATCATCAACCTGCTGCCCGGCACCGGCCGGGTCACCGCGGGATCGATCCTGTTCGACGGCCGCGAGCTGGTCGGCGCCGACAAGAAGACGTTCGTCGGCCTGCGCGGCAAGGAGATCGGCCTGGTTCCGCAGGACCCGATGACCAACCTGAACCCCGTCTGGAAGATCGGGTACCAGGTCAAGGAGGCCCTCAAGGCCAACGGCATCGCGTCCGGCAAGGCCGCGATGACCCGCGTCGCCGAGCTGCTCGCGGAGGCCGGTCTGCCGGACGCCGCACGGCGTGCCAACCAGTACCCGCACGAGTTCTCCGGCGGTATGCGCCAGCGCGCGCTCATCGCGATCGGCCTGGCGGCACGGCCCAAGCTGCTGATCGCCGACGAGCCGACGTCGGCCCTCGACGTGACGGTGCAGCGCAAGATCCTCGACCACCTCGAGGGTCTGACGGACCAGCTGGGCACGGCGGTCCTGTTCATCACCCACGACCTGGGCCTCGCGGCGGAGCGCGCCGAGCACCTCGTCGTGATGTACCGCGGCCAGGTGGTCGAGTCCGGGCCGGCGCGCAAGATCCTGGCCGACCCGCAGCACCCGTACACCAAGCGGCTGGTCGCCTCGGCGCCCTCGCTCGCGTCGCGCCGCATCCAGAGCGCCAAGGAGCGCGGCGAGCGTGCCACGGAGCTGCTGGCCATCACGCACGGCGACGGCGTCAGCCCCGCCCGTGAGGAGCTGATCCGCGTCGAGCACCTGACGAAGGTGTTCGAGCTGCGCGGTGGCGGCGCAGGCGTGGCCAAGGAGTTCAAGGCGGTGGACGACGTCTCGTTCACCGTGCGCCGTGGCACCACGATGGCGCTGGTGGGCGAGTCGGGCTCCGGCAAGTCGACGGTGGCCAACATCATGCTCAACCTGCTGCAGCCCACCGAGGGGAAGATCTACTTCGAGGGCACCGACCTGCACTCGCTCGACCGCAAGGGCGAGTTCTCGTTCCGCCGCCGGGTGCAGCCGATCTTCCAGAACCCGTACGGGTCGCTGGACCCGATGTACTCGATCTTCCGCACGCTCGAGGAGCCGCTGCGGATCCACCACGTCGGTGACAAGAAGGCTCGCGAGAAGCGGGTGCGCGAGCTGCTCGACATGGTGGCGCTGCCGGCGTCGACCATGCGGCGGTTCCCCAACGAGCTGTCCGGTGGTCAGCGGCAGCGCATCGCCGTCGCCCGCGCCCTCGCGCTCGAGCCCGACGTGATCGTGTGCGACGAGGCGGTCTCCGCACTGGACGTGCTGGTGCAGGCGCAGATCCTCACGCTGCTGAACGACCTGCAGGCCGAGCTGGGCCTGACGTACCTCTTCATCACCCACGACCTGGCCGTCGTGCGGCAGATCGCCGACGAGGTCTCCGTCATGCAGTCCGGTCGCATCGTCGAGGCGGCCACCACCGACGAGGTGTTCGACAACCCGCGCGAGGAGTACACGCGCGAGCTGCTGAACGCGATCCCGGGCGCGCACCTCGACGTGTTCGGCGCCCCGCCGGCCGCCTGA
- a CDS encoding ABC transporter substrate-binding protein has product MRRRRGQLIAALVAAAALSVAGCTATTVDPQRSRTVVVTVDLPFESLNAATTAGRTPGSTLVRGLVQDRFTTVDEAGAVVPDTAMGTVEKTSDNPLTVRYTVAPNARWSDGVPVTGDDLLLEWAARSGQLDETPPDTGAGGAATASPAPSGSATAPAVPSASSAAAGTAPAPGSSATPSTAPAPDTVWFGAVSPVLVHAPAVPTVDEHGLTLVYADPVADWQSALDVNLPAHVVGRLALGGATASTEGPTASAASSSTPGASSATADGSPAPTSTAGADAAHWSALVTAAIQHADRKALIPVSRVWRTEADAAALKDDPAAAVTTGPYRVDVVDPGKRVELVRNEAYSGARPAAYDRVVVRSDLDPLAQVAALRAGTADVVAPVATADVRSALQKVPNVRVSDGGGAVLQLQLQEGGGSVFDPAHWTSSGGDGTARAAALRAAFVGAVDRGRLAGLAHGSPSGAVLAAVGPSVTSSTAAPSSSSSPAPSDRATSTPEPSATPGGPSSTAVPVRVLVSTDDEVRRDMLAALTTQLAPAGFAVTQARPADPATALWADPGSWDVALLPVPQSPAPVASVLARWRTGGATNVTSHRDPALDALLDQAARQTDAAAVAASLASVSAALTTADVVVPLARQPELAATVGAGTSTASSDGRPRLAQVPAIPWGSADLTSWWRWASTAA; this is encoded by the coding sequence GTGCGCCGCCGTCGTGGGCAGCTGATCGCCGCCCTCGTGGCGGCGGCTGCCCTCTCGGTGGCCGGATGCACCGCGACCACGGTCGACCCGCAGCGGTCGCGCACGGTGGTGGTCACGGTCGACCTGCCCTTCGAGTCGCTCAACGCCGCGACGACCGCGGGCCGGACACCGGGCAGCACGCTGGTCCGCGGGCTGGTGCAGGACCGGTTCACCACGGTGGACGAGGCAGGTGCCGTGGTCCCGGACACGGCGATGGGCACGGTCGAGAAGACGTCCGACAACCCGTTGACCGTGCGGTACACCGTCGCGCCGAACGCCCGCTGGTCGGACGGTGTGCCGGTCACCGGGGACGACCTGCTGCTGGAGTGGGCGGCGCGGTCGGGTCAGCTCGACGAGACCCCGCCGGACACGGGTGCCGGCGGTGCCGCGACGGCGAGCCCTGCTCCGAGCGGCTCGGCGACGGCGCCGGCCGTGCCGAGCGCGAGCTCCGCCGCGGCGGGCACCGCGCCCGCACCGGGCTCCTCGGCGACCCCGTCGACCGCGCCCGCCCCGGACACCGTGTGGTTCGGCGCGGTGTCGCCGGTGCTGGTGCACGCCCCTGCCGTCCCGACGGTGGACGAGCACGGGCTCACGCTCGTGTACGCCGATCCCGTCGCGGACTGGCAGTCCGCCCTCGACGTCAACCTCCCCGCCCATGTCGTCGGCCGGCTGGCGCTGGGCGGCGCGACGGCTTCGACCGAGGGGCCGACCGCGAGCGCTGCGTCGTCCTCCACGCCCGGGGCCTCGTCCGCGACGGCCGACGGGTCGCCCGCTCCGACGTCGACCGCCGGGGCGGACGCGGCACACTGGTCCGCCCTGGTGACCGCGGCGATCCAGCACGCGGACCGGAAGGCGCTGATCCCGGTCTCGCGCGTGTGGCGCACGGAGGCCGACGCCGCGGCGTTGAAGGACGACCCCGCCGCTGCGGTGACCACCGGCCCGTACCGGGTCGACGTGGTGGACCCCGGCAAGCGGGTGGAGCTGGTCCGCAACGAGGCGTACTCGGGTGCCCGCCCTGCCGCGTACGACCGTGTGGTGGTGCGCTCCGACCTCGACCCGCTCGCCCAGGTGGCGGCCCTGCGCGCCGGCACGGCGGACGTGGTGGCTCCCGTCGCGACGGCGGACGTCCGCTCGGCGCTGCAGAAGGTGCCGAACGTCCGGGTGTCCGACGGTGGTGGTGCGGTGCTGCAGCTCCAGCTGCAGGAGGGCGGCGGCAGCGTCTTCGACCCGGCGCACTGGACGTCGTCGGGTGGCGACGGCACGGCACGGGCGGCGGCGCTGCGCGCGGCGTTCGTCGGTGCGGTGGACCGCGGACGGCTGGCAGGCCTCGCCCACGGGTCGCCGAGCGGCGCCGTCCTCGCCGCCGTCGGCCCGAGCGTGACGAGCTCGACGGCGGCACCGAGCTCGTCGTCCAGCCCGGCTCCTTCCGACAGGGCGACGAGCACTCCCGAGCCGTCGGCGACACCGGGCGGCCCGTCCTCGACGGCCGTGCCGGTTCGCGTCCTGGTGAGCACGGACGACGAGGTGCGCCGGGACATGCTGGCGGCGCTGACGACACAGCTGGCCCCTGCGGGGTTCGCGGTCACGCAGGCACGGCCCGCCGACCCGGCCACGGCGCTGTGGGCCGACCCGGGCTCCTGGGACGTCGCGCTGCTGCCCGTGCCGCAGAGTCCCGCACCGGTGGCCTCGGTGCTGGCCCGGTGGCGCACGGGCGGCGCCACCAACGTCACGTCGCACCGCGACCCTGCGCTGGACGCGCTGCTGGACCAGGCTGCGAGGCAGACCGATGCGGCGGCCGTCGCCGCGTCGCTCGCCAGCGTGTCGGCGGCGCTCACCACGGCGGACGTCGTGGTGCCCCTGGCGCGTCAGCCGGAGCTGGCGGCGACGGTGGGTGCCGGGACGTCGACCGCCTCGTCCGACGGCCGGCCTCGGCTGGCACAGGTTCCCGCCATCCCGTGGGGGTCGGCCGACCTGACGTCGTGGTGGCGCTGGGCGAGCACGGCCGCCTGA